The Pseudonocardia broussonetiae DNA segment ACGACCTGAAGAACGGCCTGGTGCTCAACCTGGACGGCCAGCTCTGGGCGGTCACGGCGTTCCAGCACGTCAAGCCCGGCAAGGGCGGCGCCTTCGTGCGCACGACGCTGAAGAACGTGATGACCGGGAAGGTCGTCGACAAGACCTTCAACGCCGGCACCAAGGTCGAGACCGCCACGGTCGACCGCCGCGACATGACCTTCCTCTACCGCGACGGCGCCGACTTCGTCTTCATGGACGGCGACACGTTCGACCAGATCCCGATCCCGGAGGGCACCGTCGGCTCCGCGGCCGGCTACCTGCTGGAGAACCAGGTCGCGATGGTCGCGCTGCACGAGTCGGTGCCGCTGTTCGTCGAGCTCCCGACGTCGGTCGAGCTCGTCATCAGCCACACCGACCCCGGCCTGCAGGGCGACCGCTCCACCGGCGGCACCAAGCCCGCCACGCTGGAGACCGGCGCGGAGATCCAGGTGCCGCTGTTCGTCACCACCGGCGAGAAGGTCAAGGTGGACACCCGCGACGGGCGC contains these protein-coding regions:
- the efp gene encoding elongation factor P — translated: MATTNDLKNGLVLNLDGQLWAVTAFQHVKPGKGGAFVRTTLKNVMTGKVVDKTFNAGTKVETATVDRRDMTFLYRDGADFVFMDGDTFDQIPIPEGTVGSAAGYLLENQVAMVALHESVPLFVELPTSVELVISHTDPGLQGDRSTGGTKPATLETGAEIQVPLFVTTGEKVKVDTRDGRYLGRISS